Proteins from a single region of Tachysurus vachellii isolate PV-2020 chromosome 15, HZAU_Pvac_v1, whole genome shotgun sequence:
- the smtnl gene encoding smoothelin, like — protein MDTGPALALVGEGPPEGETVCAALARYETTLHDAVREIHVDVSAFKLGVERRLEEALHMSGPLGRAVAQLQQENRQLRSQLEALTRQVEMLTGTVCDRSALLGSGSMPTRPQSITTVSQSPLSPSNATTPSGSASSPIATRFSSRATFSVSSKNNSIEREEPIEVDPSPAPFKLANGHTSTAENSTVPTREISPTTVVSQQNSSPLSMAMPHLPITATTKIADSSGLKSPESPSSPMQTLPSVTDTQPNSNPGSSNSEPQPESPVHAVSSVKTWTPGPVRTMGYSSINEKMSSSVPSKSVVYSGYSPLNQHLTERNADIAGELSFGRGMERKRELVRSQTLPRSIGAQARRSIFERLDSENSQPKPVDSKPKLKRSQSFGVSSASSIKQILLEWCRSKTIGYQNIDIQNFSSSWSDGMAFCALVHSFFPTEFDYNTLSPTERKHNFELAFSTAEKKAGCDRLIEVEDMMVMGRKPDPMCVFTYVQSLYNHLRKFE, from the exons ATGGACACTGGCCCAGCATTGGCACTGGTAGGTGAGGGTCCTCCAGAAGGTGAGACTGTATGTGCAGCCTTGGCACGTTATGAGACCACACTGCATGATGCTGTGCGTGAGATCCACGTGGATGTCAGTGCATTCAAGCTGGGTGTGGAGAGGCGCCTGGAAGAAGCGCTGCACATGAGTGGCCCGCTCGGCCGAGCCGTGGCCCAGTTGCAGCAGGAGAACCGGCAGCTCCGTAGCCAGCTGGAGGCCCTTACTCGCCAGGTGGAGATGCTGACGGGCACGGTGTGCGACAGGAGTGCTCTTCTGGGGTCGGGATCGATGCCAACCCGTCCCCAAAGTATCACAACAGTATCCCAGTCACCACTTTCACCCAGCAATGCAACGACCCCCAGTGGCTCTGCCTCCAGCCCCATTGCCACACGCTTTTCCAGCAGAGCTACCTTCTCTGTCAGCAGCAAGAATAAC AGTATTGAGCGGGAAGAACCCATTGAGGTGGATCCATCTCCAGCCCCCTTTAAATTGGCAAATGGACACACATCCACAGCAG AAAACTCGACTGTGCCTACAAGAGAGATTTCTCCAACCACTGTTGTGTCACAACAAAACTCTTCACCTCTATCTATGGCAATGCCGCATTTGCCAATCACTGCCACTACCAAGATAGCTGACTCTTCTGGCTTGAAGAGCCCTGAATCACCAAGCAGCCCAATGCAGACACTGCCATCTGTAACAGATACACAGCCCAATAGCAACCCAGGTTCCAGTAATAGCGAGCCACAACCTGAATCTCCAGTTCATGCAG TGTCTTCTGTAAAAACATGGACTCCGGGTCCAGTAAGGACAATGGGTTATTCAAGTATCAACG AGAAAATGTCTTCTTCTGTGCCCTCTAAATCGGTGGTTTATTCAGGTTACTCTCCTCTCAACCAGCACCTCACAGAAAG GAATGCAGATATTGCAGGAGAGCTGTCCTTTGGTAGGGGCATGGAGCGCAAGCGTGAGCTCGTGAGGTCTCAAACTCTCCCCCGCAGCATCGGAGCCCAGGCACGCAGGTCAATTTTTGAGCGACTGGATTCTGAGAACAG tcAACCCAAGCCTGTGGACTCTAAGCCCAAGCTGAAGCGCTCTCAGAGCTTTGGTGTGTCCAGTGCAAGCAGCATCAAACAGATTCTTTTAGAGTGGTGTCGCTCCAAAACTATTGGGTATCAG AACATCGACATCCAGAACTTTTCCTCTAGCTGGAGTGATGGCATGGCTTTCTGTGCCTTAGTGCACTCGTTCTTCCCCACTGAGTTCGATTACAACACCCTCTCCCCTACAGAACGCAAACACAACTTCGAGCTGGCTTTCAGCACTGCAGA GAAGAAGGCTGGTTGTGACCGACTCATTGAAGTGGAGGACATGATGGTGATGGGCAGAAAACCTGACCCCATGTGTGTCTTCACCTACGTCCAGTCTCTCTATAACCACCTGCGCAAGTTTGAGTGA
- the tmem199 gene encoding transmembrane protein 199, with protein sequence MNVTANSFTLGDKFHEKVEELLEKKRSISLDLLRELEALKKQTIISFKTARKLQKLLQENGYPVYLHELLEDSMLYLPKVEPPPRNPQLVARLEKIKAKLANEEYRRITRNVNPHESNNVGTLADFGREVRSVKAVVVTVFNFLVTVVAAFACAYIGSQYIFTETTARVISAVIAASVVGLAELYVLVRTMEGDLGEP encoded by the exons ATGAACGTCACGGCGAATTCATTTACACTTGGGGATAAATTTCATGAGAAGGTAGAAGAGTTATTGGAGAAAAAACGCAGTATTTCCCTGGATCTCCTTCGGGAATTAGAAGCTCTTAAAAAGCAAACCATCATCTCATTCAAGACTGCCAGGAAACTGCAGAAACTTCTTCAGGAAAATG GATATCCAGTGTACCTTCACGAGCTGCTTGAAGACAGCATGCTTTATCTTCCAAAGGTGGAACCGCCTCCAAGA AACCCTCAGTTAGTGGCACGTCTGGAGAAAATCAAAGCAAAACTTGCAAATGAAGAATATAGGAGAATCACACGGAATGTGAATCCTCAC GAAAGTAATAATGTTGGAACCCTAGCAGACTTTGGAAGAGAAG TTCGGTCTGTCAAAGCGGTCGTGGTTACTGTGTTCAATTTCTTGGTAACGGTGGTTGCAGCCTTTGCTTGTGCCTATATTGGTAGTCAGTACATCTTCACAGAAACAACAGCG aggGTTATATCTGCAGTTATTGCAGCATCTGTAGTTGGTCTAGCAGAGCTTTATGTACTAGTTCGCACTATGGAGGGTGACTTGGGAGAGCCGTAA